A stretch of the Orcinus orca chromosome 1, mOrcOrc1.1, whole genome shotgun sequence genome encodes the following:
- the LOC125964565 gene encoding LOW QUALITY PROTEIN: olfactory receptor 10T2-like (The sequence of the model RefSeq protein was modified relative to this genomic sequence to represent the inferred CDS: inserted 2 bases in 1 codon; substituted 2 bases at 2 genomic stop codons): protein MKRXNQSMITEFILIGFSNLGDLQILLFFIFLLVYLTTPMASATIMTIILLDQALHTPMYFFLFVLSCSETCXTLVIIPKMLTNLLSTTRTTFFPGCAAQLYFFVGLACTNSFLIAVMGYNHYVAICNPSQLHSHHQPSTHILLVLASSFCSFLISVVVNILVFTVPFCASNRINHFXDISPVIKLGRTAINIKEMVMFLLSILVLLVPFVLIFISYVFIVSTILKISSVEGQHKAFATCVSHLTVVIVHYGCASFIYLRPTSLYFSNKDRLGAVTYMVITPLLKPLVYTLRNKKVKTTLRNVLSRYSFPKTA from the exons ATGAAGAGATAGAACCAGAGCATGATCACCGAGTTCATCCTTATAGGCTTCTCAAACCTGGGGGATCTGCAGATCCTTCTCTTCTTTATCTTCCTCCTGGTCTACCTGACCACTCCGATGGCCAGTGCCACCATCATGACTATCATTCTTCTGGATCAGGCTTTGCACACCCctatgtatttctttctctttgtcctcTCCTGCTCTGAAACCTGCTAAACCTTGGTCATCATACCAAAAATGCTGACCAATCTGCTTTCCACAACTAGAACTACTTTTTTCCCTGGGTGTGCTGCCCAGCTCTATTTCTTTGTGGGCTTGGCTTGTACCAACTCTTTTCTAATTGCTGTGATGGGCTACAATCACTATGTTGCCATCTGCAACCCTTCTCAACTACACAGTCATCATCAGCCATCCACCCACATACTGCTGGTTTTAGCCTCAAGCTTCTGTAGTTTTCTGATCTCTGTGGTTGTCAACATCCTGGTGTTTACTGTACCCTTCTGTGCCTCCAATCGGATCAACCACTT TGACATTTCCCCTGTCATAAAACTGGGCCGCACAGCCATCAACATAAAGGAGATGGTTATGTTCTTACTCAGCATTCTGGTATTGCTGGTTCCCTTTGTGTTGATCTTCATCTCCTATGTCTTCATTGTTTCCACCATCCTCAAGATCTCTTCAGTGGAGGGACAGCATAAGGCCTTTGCCACCTGTGTCTCCCACCTCACAGTGGTCATTGTTCACTATGGCTGTGCTTCCTTTATCTATTTGAGGCCGACATCCCTGTACTTCTCAAATAAGGACCGACTTGGGGCAGTGACCTATATGGTGATCACCCCGCTACTCAAGCCCCTTGTCTACACACTGAGGAACAAAAAAGTGAAGACGACTCTGAGAAATGTTCTCAGTAGGTACTCATTTCCCAAAACTGCATGA
- the LOC125964577 gene encoding LOW QUALITY PROTEIN: E3 ubiquitin-protein ligase MSL2-like (The sequence of the model RefSeq protein was modified relative to this genomic sequence to represent the inferred CDS: inserted 3 bases in 2 codons): MELCSPTRDIIEAVDCSSDILALLNDGSLFCEEMEKPSDSSFTLCLTHSPLPSTSEPTTDPQASLSPVSESTLSIAIGSSVINGLPTYNGLSIDRFGINLPSPEHSNTIDVYNTVDIKTEDLSDSLPPVCDTVATDLCSTGIDICSFSEDIKPGDSLLLSVEEVLRSLETVSNTEVCCPNLQPNXEATVSNGPFLQLSSQSLSHNVFMSTSPALHGLSCTAATPKVAKLNRKRSRSESDSEKVQPLPISTIIRGPTLGASAPVTVKWESKISLQPIATVPNGGTTPKISKTVLLSAKSMKKSPEHGSKKSHSKTKPGILKKDKTVKEKIPSHHFMPGSPTKTXYKKPQEKKGCKCGRATQNPSVLTCRGQRCPCYSNRKACLDCICRGCQNSYMANGEKKLEAFAVPEKALEQTRLTLGINVTSIAVRNASTSTSVINVTGSPVTTFSAASTHDDKSLDEAIDMRFDC; the protein is encoded by the exons ATGG AATTATGCAGCCCAACACGGGATATAATAGAAGCAGTCGACTGTTCTTCTGATATTTTGGCTTTGCTTAATGATGGATCATTGTTttgtgaggagatggaaaaaccCTCAGATTCATCCTTTACTTTGTGTTTGACACATTCCCCTTTACCTTCGACCTCAGAACCCACAACTGATCCTCAAGCTAGTTTATCTCCAGTATCTGAAAGCACCCTCAGCATTGCTATTGGCAGTTCTGTTATCAATGGTTTGCCTACTTATAATGGGCTTTCAATAGATAGATTTGGTATAAATCTTCCTTCACCTGAACATTCAAATACAATTGATGTATATAACACTGTTGACATAAAAACTGAGGATCTGTCTGACAGTTTGCCACCTGTCTGTGACACGGTAGCCACTGACTTATGCTCCACAGGCATTGATATTTGCAGTTTCAGTGAAGATATAAAACCTGGTGACTCTTTGTTACTGAGTGTTGAGGAAGTACTCCGCAGCTTAGAAACTGTTTCAAACACAGAAGTCTGTTGCCCTAATTTGCAGCCCA TTGAAGCCACTGTATCCAATGGACCTTTTCTGCAGCTTTCTTCCCAGTCTCTTAGCCATAATGTTTTTATGTCCACCAGTCCTGCACTTCATGGGTTATCATGTACAGCAGCAACTCCGAAGGTAGCAAAATTGAATAGAAAACGATCCAGATCAGAAAGCGACAGTGAGAAAGTTCAGCCACTTCCAATTTCTACCATTATCCGAGGCCCAACATTGGGGGCATCTGCTCCTGTGACAGTGAAATGGGAGAGCAAAATTTCTCTTCAACCTATAGCAACTGTTCCCAATGGAGGCACAACACCCAAAATCAGCAAAACTGTACTTTTATCTGCTAAAAGCATGAAAAAGAGTCCTGAACATGGATCCAAGAAATCTCACTCTAAAACCAAGCCAGGTAttcttaaaaaagacaaaacagtaaAGGAAAAGATTCCTAGTCATCATTTTATGCCAGGAAGTCCTACCAAGAC GTATAAAAAGCCCCAGGAAAAGAAAGGGTGTAAATGTGGGCGTGCTACTCAAAATCCAAGTGTTCTTACATGCCGCGGCCAACGCTGCCCTTGCTACTCTAACCGCAAAGCCTGCTTAGATTGTATATGTCGTGGCTGCCAAAACTCCTATATGGCCAATGGGGAGAAGAAGCTGGAGGCATTTGCTGTGCCAGAAAAGGCCTTGGAGCAGACCAGGCTCACTTTGGGCATTAACGTGACTAGCATTGCTGTGCGCAATGCTAGTACCAGCACCAGTGTAATTAATGTCACAGGGTCCCCAGTAACAACGTTTTCAGCTGCCAGTACACATGATGATAAAAGTTTGGATGAAGCTATAGACATGAGATTCGACTGTTAA